From the genome of Enoplosus armatus isolate fEnoArm2 chromosome 21, fEnoArm2.hap1, whole genome shotgun sequence, one region includes:
- the LOC139304461 gene encoding cAMP-responsive element modulator-like isoform X1: MAVTGDETETGTAGDLTACQLRNPSSSLPQGVVGASAHSSHTPVEDALQKRQHRLMKNREAARECRRKKKEYVKCLENRVAVLENQNKTLIEELRALKDIYRHKVE; this comes from the exons ATGGCTGTAACTGGGGATGAGACAGAAACAG GCACTGCAGGTGACTTGACTGCGTGTCAGCTGCGTAACCCCAGCTCCAGTCTCCCACAGGGGGTGGTGGGGGCCAGTGCTCATAGCTCCCACACACCTGTAGAGGACGCCTTACAGAAGAGGCAGCACCGCTTGATGAAGAACAG GGAAGCCGCCCGGGAGTGTCGACGAAAGAAGAAGGAATATGTCAAATGTCTTGAAAATCGCGTGGCTGTgctggaaaatcaaaacaagactCTGATTGAGGAGCTTAGAGCCTTAAAAGACATCTATCGACACAAAGTCGAGTGA
- the LOC139304461 gene encoding cAMP-responsive element modulator-like isoform X2 → MAVTGDETETGDLTACQLRNPSSSLPQGVVGASAHSSHTPVEDALQKRQHRLMKNREAARECRRKKKEYVKCLENRVAVLENQNKTLIEELRALKDIYRHKVE, encoded by the exons ATGGCTGTAACTGGGGATGAGACAGAAACAG GTGACTTGACTGCGTGTCAGCTGCGTAACCCCAGCTCCAGTCTCCCACAGGGGGTGGTGGGGGCCAGTGCTCATAGCTCCCACACACCTGTAGAGGACGCCTTACAGAAGAGGCAGCACCGCTTGATGAAGAACAG GGAAGCCGCCCGGGAGTGTCGACGAAAGAAGAAGGAATATGTCAAATGTCTTGAAAATCGCGTGGCTGTgctggaaaatcaaaacaagactCTGATTGAGGAGCTTAGAGCCTTAAAAGACATCTATCGACACAAAGTCGAGTGA
- the cul2 gene encoding cullin-2, which produces MSLKPRVVDFDETWNKLLTTIKAVVMLDYVERATWNDRFSDIYALCVAYPEPLGEKLYTETKVFLENHVRQLYKKVLESEEKVLVMYHRYWDEYSKGADYMDCLYRYLNTQFIKKNKLTEADLQYGYGGVDMNEPLMEIGELALDMWRKLMIEPLQAVLIRMLLNEIKNDRCGENPNQKVIHGVINSFVHVEQYKKKFPLKFYQEIFEGPFLTKTGEYYKQEASNLLQESNCSQYMEKVLGRLKDEEMRCRKYLHPSSYAKVIHECQQRMVADHLQFLHGECQSIIRQEKRDDMANMYTLLRAVANGLPHMIQELQVHIHNEGIRGTSNLSQENMPTLFVESVLEVHSKFVQLINTVLNGDQHFMSALDKALTSVVNFREPKSICKAPELLAKYCDNLLKKSAKGMTENEVEDKLTSFITVFKYIDDKDIFQKFYARMLAKRLIHGLSLSMDSEEAMINKLKQACGYEFTSKLHRMYTDMSVSADLNNKFNNFIKTQETVVDLGISFQIYVLQAGAWPLTHVPSSTFAIPQELEKSVQMFELFYNQHFSGRKLTWLHYLCTGEVKMNYLSKPYVAMVTTYQMAVLLAFNNSQTVTYKELQDGTQMNEKELQKTIKSLLDVKMLNHDLEKEEIEVESTFSLNMSFTSKRTKFKITTSMQKDTPQEMEQTRSAVDEDRKMYLQAAIVRIMKARKVLRHNALIQEVINQSKARFNPSISMIKKCIEVLIDKQYIERSQTSADEYSYVA; this is translated from the exons ATGTCCTTAAAGCCGCGGGTGGTGGACTTTGACGAGACATGGAACAAGCTACTGACGACAATCAAGGCTGTTGTGATGCTCGACTACGTGGAGAGAGCCACGTGGAATGATCGGTTCTC TGACATTTATGCCTTGTGCGTTGCATACCCCGAGCCTTTGGGTGAAAAATTATACACAGAGACTAAGGTGTTTCTTGAGAATCATGTTCGGCAGTTGTACAAG aaAGTCCTGGAATCAGAGGAAAAGGTTTTAGTGATGTACCACAGATACTGGGATGAGTACAGCAAAGGAGCGGACTACATGGACTGCTTGTACAG gtaTCTCAACACTCAGTTCATCAAGAAGAACAAACTAACAGAAGCAGACCTACAGTACGGCTACGGGGGAGTGGACATGAATGAGCCGCTCATGGAGATTGGAGAG TTGGCGCTAGACATGTGGAGGAAGCTAATGATCGAGCCCCTTCAGGCTGTCCTGATCCGGATGTTGCTGAATGAGATCAAAAA TGATCGTTGTGGCGAGAACCCCAACCAGAAGGTAATCCACGGGGTCATCAACTCCTTTGTTCATGTTGAACAGTACAAGAAGAAGTTTCCACTAAAG TTCTATCAGGAAATCTTCGAAGGGCCATTTCTGACAAAAACGGGAGAGTATTACAAACAGGAAGCCTCCAATCTACTGCAAGAATCCAACTGCTCACAGTATATGGAGAAG GTTTTGGGACGGTTGAAAGACGAAGAGATGAGATGTCGGAAGTACCTGCACCCCAGCTCCTACGCCAAAGTTATCCACGAATGCCAGCAGAGGATGGTGGCAGATCACCTGCAGTTCCTGCACGGGGAGTGCCAGAGCATTATTCGTCAGGAGAAGAGAGACG ACATGGCCAACATGTACACCCTGTTGCGGGCCGTGGCCAATGGGCTGCCCCACATGATCCAGGAGCTGCAGGTCCATATCCACAACGAGGGCATCCGAGGCACCAGTAACCTCTCTCAGGAAAAC ATGCCAACCCTGTTCGTGGAGTCAGTGCTGGAGGTTCACAGTAAATTTGTTCAGCTCATAAACACAGTTCTAAATGGAGATCAGCACTTCATGAGTGCACTCGATAAG GCTTTGACGTCTGTGGTGAACTTCAGGGAGCCCAAGTCCATCTGTAAAGCCCCTGAACTG CTGGCGAAATACTGTGATAATCTGCTGAAAAAGTCGGCAAAGGGAATGACGGAGAACGAGGTGGAGGACAAGCTGACCAGCTTCATCACAGTGTTCAAGTACATAGACGACAAAGACATCTTTCAAAAG TTTTATGCCAGAATGCTAGCAAAGAGGTTAATACACGGTTTATCATTGTCAATGGACTCTGAAGAAGCCATGATCAACAAACTAAAG CAAGCCTGTGGCTACGAGTTCACGAGCAAACTCCACAGAATGTACACAGACATGAGCGTGAGCGCCGACCTCAACAACAAGTTCAACAATTTCATCAAGACACAGGAGACGGTGGTGGACCTGGGCATCAGCTTCCAGATCTATGTATTACAG GCTGGAGCCTGGCCTCTCACACACGTCCCCTCCTCCACATTCGCCATCCCTCAAGAACTAGAGAAGAGTGTGCAGATG TTTGAGTTGTTCTATAATCAGCACTTCAGTGGGAGGAAGTTGACCTGGCTGCACTATCTCTGCACAg GTGAGGTGAAGATGAACTACCTGTCCAAGCCCTACGTTGCTATGGTGACCACCTACCAGATGGCTGTGCTGCTGGCCTTCAACAACAGCCAGACGGTGACATACAAGGAGCTGCAGGACGGCACCCAGATGAACGAGAAGGAGCTACAGAAGACCATCAAGTCCCTGCTGGACGTCAAGATGCTCAACCACGACTTAGAAAAG GAGGAGATTGAAGTCGAGTCCACGTTTTCACTAAATATGAGTTTCACCAGTAAAAGGACAAAGTTCAAGATCACGACGTCAATGCAGAAAGACACACCACAG GAGATGGAGCAGACGAGGAGCGCCGTAGACGAGGACcgcaaaatgtatttacaagcTGCTATAGTGAGAATCATGAAGGCCCGCAAGGTGCTCCGACACAACGCCCTCATCCAGGAG